The segment CAAATTCGAACCTAGGATTAAAGTCATTTTCAATGCATGAAATACTTACCACAGACATCATTCATTCGTAGTACTGATCACTTTAACCAAAACGAATTTAAAACCACTATCAATCATAACCAAATTATCAAGACCAAACTTACTaaaccttataactaagcacccataagCCAAATCCAAACTCaacatttaagccatattcgcatggctaaaagtatacatattaaagttcaaacaaaacataatagcctatacatgccgtaatgttCACCTATATAACTAAGAAAAGATACCAAAgcgttgcaagctggtgtgatgactttgacgttGATCCAAACACGCAAAATGGGTCAAGGAAATCTAAATAGAAAACAAACAaacacaaacaaacaaaaaaatgagtattcaacccagtaagtcataagcaataatatacataccgttgatatgagattacaagaaaaataatataaaatcaaccaatttcattCATGTCGAATTATGTTACATTCACATATTTTACTGACCCAACCACAGGCCAAGGCTTACTATCAAATCAACTATCAACCAACCAAATGCTTTAAAACCTTCTCTCAATGTATAAAACAAAGTCAAATTATATACACTCATGCATATTCGTTTCAGGCCTCATTTTGATATTTCAATTAATAGCACAAACACTATATGCTTTCCATATGCTACTTAAACCATCAACCgaattcacacacatagtgcacaaggattttcgcacacatagtaccgagatacaccgcacacttagtgccccgAAAATTTAATCACGAATTTAACATTCAAatcagcacacatagtgcctttcAACTACGCACACGTAGTGCTAGTATCGATTCCTTAAAGTAAGACAATATAATTAACTCAATTGGCACATACGGCCACAATtataaatgcatatatatatatatatataatcaatctCATGAAAGGTTATGGACTTACCTTATATAGTTCGAAATGATTTCCAACCGTCTACTCAATATTCTTTGTTTTTGCCTTTGCTTAACTCccctcctttgggttcttgaTCTAGGATAATTAAATTCGGTAGTTTAATCACTTTGCTAAATActtatacatataattcaatgattTTTACATCATCTTACAATCACCATTATTCAAGACTTTGAAATTTCCACAAATGTTCATCTAATGCCTCTAGGTCGAATGTAATATTACATCCAAATTCACATAGTTTTTGTTATATCTAATTCTAatgtacataatcataattcaattcaacattataaaccattatcacccaTTTAGCCGATTATAGGGAATTAAATATAGGATATACTctacatggccgaatataccacattaatttttttaacattacctatgtaattacctatgggttcttataccttaaatttcacacatttaaccttttagtgcctatttatcattcctttgatcttaacctaaatgacaactcccattctccatatttcaaccgaattattcataacatcaagactaaaattttgcaccttgaacttcatacatttataaaaactttCATAACTCATTCGCCCCtatcaagaaccatttaacatgcaaggaaaataatcatagaggaagaaattaacattctaaaTAAACTCAATttttgaccgaatgtacaaggtgccTCTAAACTACTCATCCAAAAATCTTTACCCCATTCTAGTCATTCCCCTATTGTTCCatacaacatgaaaataaccCCTAATTCTaacacttaatcattcggcatattgcccaaatcaccataagaaatctcaactttcttgacattaccaagagtgcatccacaatttaacttagcatattataaaaccaaatcaacaaattcaaagcttacctcctaatagctaaagatgaatgcggaattgctctaggtaaattttcccttatttttcatctttgtttcggctttgagagaggtaggagaagaagatgaacaccatcctctttcttctcttttatttaattcattttattacaattattaaatcatttgttaatataaaattattttaaatttgaattagtgaAGCATTATCatttcttggccggccactatgtttattttgggtaaattgacatgcaaaaccactcttttcaatgcatgtactaatagaccattgtaagattatcctatcactttccaacaatgcttcatataagtccattttaataaattcacataaaaatgatcaaattaatgcatgaaactttcacacatgcatttactcacatcataaacacagaatataacttttaattacttataagactcgatttcgtggtcccgaaaccactttccgactagggtcaatttagggctgtcacaagttgagccttggctcacatgctgaggtattttcaattgatGTTTTTTCagtttatgcttttcaaaaatcaactcatattacgagaggtgagttgaacctcgagTCACATGtagaggtattttcaaaatctattttGCGAATTCtgctttcaaaaatcaactcatattgcgagaagtgagttgagccttagctcacgtgctgagctattttcaatttctgtttttaatgtctagttttaaagagtcaattcatattgcgagaaatgagttgagctcaggatcacatgccgagcaaagaataaagattggagctgattgaagacaccagattttgtctccctgaagttatagtggagctgatcgagaatatcagatcttgccttttctgaagttgcagaagaaaagaccacaaaccttatctcactgaagcgatagaagagcagattgaagttgtagatctcacctttctaaagttacagtgaagcagatcaaagccacaaatttcatatccttgaagttacactggagtagattgaagctacaaggcgtatatcaGAAGATGCAGTTGATTGAACTAAAGCTACAAGATGCAGTGGACTGAAAGGAGACTAcctgaacaagaagagcaccaaaAGAAGTCAATACTTGGCAAGActaggcaaaattggcctttctttgtgtctttgctctattcccgttacacgacaatgagcaaagaggggcagctgttataTGCCAATTTTGGCCCAGTTATATTTACAACATAAGCCCACCTACCCAATACACAAGACCCATTAAACCCAAACCAACAAACCAAGTACCACCAGCCCAAGTACCACCAGTCCAATACTCAACTAGCCCAacatcaaaaaagaaaaaaacaaatcaGGAAAAAACCCTAGCCGCCGCCTCTGTCCCATCATCTCTGTCAACCCCCATACTAGCCTCTGCTCCACCTTTCAACCACCACCTGCACAGCAAGCAGAACACGCAACAGCAACAAAAAAAATGGGAAATAGACAGTGTAACAAATGGGCTATAAAGCCGAATGGAAACTATTGTAAAAGGGGATTTTTTTTCTTTGATGAATACCAATAGATTAAAATACAAAACAGTAATTTCAGTGTTACCAGAGAACGATTCTAGCAAAATCGTAGCATAAGAATCAAGCAACTGAAGATATCGAAGGCTTAAGGTGATCTTAgccttttatttttatatttttttcaaagtttATTCCTTTATacgttctatatatatatataatataaatataacgaGAAAAaccttttttatatattatatattatttttcatgagTACATGAGCCCCATATATATAGGGGTTAAAAGTAACTTTCTAATTATTATAGGACATGTAAAGGGTCATGACCTTTTATCTCCCATATTAATGGGGTATAGGAAAAGTCTCATAACTTATGGGGTATAGAAAGAGTTTTATAACTTATGGGGTTGATAATGGCATCCACataaatatttcataacactcccccttggatgttTATTATCTAATTatgcctcgttaaaaccttactaaGAAAAACCCAGTAGGACaaaaacttagtgaaggaaaacgAGTACATAATTATACACTTGatatgctgcctcattaaaaaccttacgtGGAAAACCCAGTGAGATAAAACCaaggttaagggaaaaagagtacagcACGTATTAACTCCCTAATGGCTACATCACTTGAGATCTCAAGGTGACGATTCCAATGTAGTAAACCACTTCAAACACGATGTAGGAAGCGCCTTAGTGAATAAATCGCTAAATTCTCACTTGAACCGATCGCTTAACTTTTATCTCCTTAATCTTCTGGAGGTCATGAGTGAAGAAGAATTTTGgtgcaatgtgttttgttctgtcACCTTTGATGTATCCACTATCGAGCTGATCAATGCATGCTGTGTTGTCTTCAAACAAGACAATTGTAGCTTCCTTTCTAGATGATAAACCACAATTATTCCTTATATGCTGGATCATAGATCTTAGCCATACATATTCACGACTTGCTTCATGGATTGCTAAGATTTCTGCATGATTAGACAAGGTTGCTACAATTGTTTGCTTCATTGAGCGCCAAGAGATTGCAGTACCTCCATATGTAAAAACATATCCAGTTTGTGATTTTCTATTATGAGGATCTAACATAAATCCTGCATCTGCAAAACCAATCAACTTTGTCTTGGATTTATTAGGGAAAAatagacccatattctttgtgccTTGGAGATAACGAAATATCTGTTTTACTCCAGTCCAATGTCTCCGAGTTGGGCATGAGCTAAATCTTGCTAGCAAATTTACAGAAAAAGATATATCAGGTCGGGTATGGCTAGCAAGATACATTAATGCCCCAATTGCACTGAGGTAAGACACTTCAGGACCAAGAAAATCTTCACTATCTTCCCGAGGACGGAAAGGGTCTTTATTTGGATCAAGTGATCTTACAACCATCAGGGTAGTTATTGGATGTGCCTTATCCATATAAAATCTCTTTAGCACATTTTCAATATACGTTGATTGATGCACAAGGATTCATTCTTTTAAGTGCTCAATTTGTAACCCTAAACAAAATTTCGTTCTTCCAATGTGTTTctttcaaattctttctttaagcACTCAACAGTCTTTTGGATCTCTTCAAGAGTTTCGATGATATTAAAATCATCAACATATACTGCAATAATTACATATCCAGATCCAAACTTCTTAATGAAAATGCATGGGCAAATTGGATCATTCTTGTATCCTTCTTTCAACAAATACTCGTTTAGGCGATTATACCATATGAGTCCGGATTGTTTCAATCCATAAAGGGATTTGTGCAATTTGATCGAATAATGTTCTCTAGAACCTGAACTCACCGCTTGAGCGCTTTAAATCCTTCGTGGAGTTTCATATAAATGTTAGTATCCATGGGCCATACAAATAAGTCATTACTACATCCATTAGGCGTAAATCAAGCCCTTCTCTTATAGCCAGACTTATCAAAAATCTAAATGTAGTTGCATCCAccacaggagaatatgtctcCTCATAATCAATTCCAGGTCTTTGTGAGAATCCTTGTGCAACTAAACATGCTTTATACCTTACAATTtctctcttttcatttcttttacgcACAAAAACCCATTTGTATCCCACTGGTTTCACACCTGTAGGTATACGGACTACAGGTCCAAACACTTCTCTTTTCACTAGCGatttcaattcattttcaattgCTTCTTTCCATTTTGCCAATCATCTCTTTGTTTACATTCCTCAATCTATTTTGGTTCATAATCCTCTTTATTATTTATAACATCTAGTGCTACATTGTATGTAAAAATATCATCGACGTCGATTTGATTTCGGTTCCATTTTATACCGGACATGACATAATCAATAGAGATCTCTTCATTGTCAGGTACCTGATTTTCTTCTGAAAATATTCTTCCAGTCATGTCTATAGTCTCTTCAGGAGATCCCAGTATAatcattttttctttgattttgccATCATTAATCTTTGCTCCTTTCTTTTTTCGAGGATTCTTATCTTTAGAACCAATTGGTCTACCATGCTTCAGGCGTGTATTAGACTCAGTAGCAACTAGATTTTGTCCTTCTGGGACATCAAGTTTTGTTGGAGCATTCACAACTGGTATATGTGACTTAGTCACTTTCTTTGGGTCAGAAAATATGTTTGGCAATTCATTAGCTAAACTTTGTAAATGAATAATATTTTGAACTTCTAAATCACATTGCTTAGTTCGAGGATCAAGATGAGCTAATGACAAATCTTTCCAACTAATTTTTTTATCCAGCTGTTTGATTTCTCCCCGTAATGTTGGAAAAATTGACTCGTCAAAATGACAATCTGTAAAACGAGCCGTAAATAGATTCCCTGTAGATGGTTCTAGATATTTAATTATGGATAAGGATTCAAATCCAACATATATACCCAACCTTCTTTGAGGTCCCATCTTAGTTCtatgtggtggagcaattggaacatatacggcACATCCAAATGTTCttagatgggaaatatttggttCTTGACCATGAACTATTTGTAAGGGGGAGACTTTATGATAACATGTTGGCCTGATGCAAATTAATGCAGCTGCATGTAAAATTGCATGCCCCCAAACAGTGATTGGGAGTTTTGACTTCATAAGTAATGGCCTTGCTATCAATTGAagtcattttattaaagattCTGCTAGACCATTTcgtgtgtgaacatgagctacaggatgttcaacACTTATTCCAATGGACATGCAATAGTTGTTAAAAGACTGAGAAGTAAATTCACCAGCATTAACAAGACGGATGGTCTTAATAGGAAAATCTGGGAAATGGGCTCGTAATCGAATCAATTGAGCAAGCAATCTCGCAAACGCCAGGTTGCGAATTGATAACAAAGATACATGAGACCATCTACTCGATGCATCGATTAAAACCATAAAGTACCTAAATGGTCCACATGGGGGATGTATAGGCCCACATATATCCCCTTGAATTCGCTCAAGAAAAGTAAGTGGTTCGTTATTTATCTTAGCTGGTGATGGTCAGATTATTAATTTCCCAGTGAACATGCAGCACATATAATGTTTTGAAGAATCTGTTGACTCTTTCATGAATGTCCAcatgaattttcaattattttttgcATCATTATTGAACCGGGATGGCTTAACCGATCATGCCAAAGAACAAAGACattagtaaacttctggtttactatAGCATGTGTTTCTATAGAACTGATCTTTGTGTAGTACAAACCAGTAAAGAATGTAGGCAATTTCTCAACAATTTGTTTATTTCCTTGAGCAATACTCGTAATTTGAAGGAATTCACAATTTCCTCCGTTTAAAGTCTTAATATGATATCCATTTTGgcgaatatctttaaaactcaataaatttctttgagacttagAGGAGTATAATGcattaataatttcaatttttgttctccttggtaataaaataattgcTCTTCCGGAGCCTTCTATAATAGTTGTACTACCAGATATAGTGCTCACACTTTCTCTTTTCattattaaatgagaaaaatatctCTTGTCTTTCAATATGGTGTGAGTAGTTGCACTGTCTGCTAGACATATATTTTCACCATTCATAGCTGATTGCCTTTGCGAGATAATGTTcttcaaagaaacaaaataaccacaaaatgTCACAAATAATGGTGAAAACAGGTATTCAAAGTTCAAATTACTAAAAGGTCTATAAAACAAAATTATCACATAAAACATAGCACTAGTAAAGGTCATAACATCATTATTAAAGTTGCTAAATGAAACATAGAATAGTagatgtttattttattatttatcgaaATTTGCGGCCTTAATAATTTCCTTCAGGGGTAGAAAGAAAATCAGCCACTTCTAAGTGGGTTGCATTGCCATCATCAAAATCACCTTCGCCATCTTTATATACAAGATTGGTTTCTACTTTTTTTCCCTTCTGTTTTATGGATTGCTGATAAAGATCAACTAGATGCTTTTGTGTGCGACACACACGAGACCAATGTCCTTTTCATCCACAACGATAGCATACATTAGTCACATTTtcacctttttctttctcttccctGTTACAATTTTTCCAATCCCACTTCTGGTAAGAATGTGAATTTTTAAAACGACCACCTCGACCATATCCATATCTATGTCCGCGGCCACGCCCTCGGCCACGACCATGGCCACGCACACTACTATTTGCATGGTGTGTTTCTTTTAATTCTTGCCCATTGTGTAAACTCACATTCGCTTCAGGAAATGGACCAGAGCCAGTTGGGCGTAATTCATGGTTTTTCATTAGCAGCTCATTGTTTTGCTCCGCCACTAGGAGACAATAAATTAATTCAGAATATTTTTGGAAGCCTTTTTCATGATATTGTGTCTGTAGGACAACATTATTTGCATGGAAAGTTGAGTATATTTTTTCTAACATTTCTGCATCAGTAATCTTCTCTCCACATAAATTCAATTGTGAAGTGATTCTGAACATGGCCGAGTTATAATCACTAACAGACTTAAAGTCTTGCAATCTTAAATTCAGCCACTCATAACGAGCTTTAGACAAAATCACAGTTTTCTGGTGGTCATATCTTTCCTTTAGATTGGCCCAAAGAATTTGAGGGTCCTTAACAGTCAAATATTCGGTCTTTAGACCTTCATGGAGGTGATGGTGAAGGAAAATCATGGCCTTGGCCTTATCTTGTGTACTTTCTTCATTTCCCTCCTTAATAGTCTCACGAAGACCTTTTGCATCTAAGTGAATTTCAGCATCTAGTACCCATGATAAATAGTTATTTCCAGTGATGTCCAGAGCCACAAATTCGAGTTTTGTAAGATTTGACATTATAAATTATAagacaaaatatacaagtcaataatgtaaaataaagcaTGTTAATATGCAAATGAAATAACACAAATGCAAATGAAATAGATCAACTTGTTACCCTTACTTCACCTAAGCGTCCTTCGGCAATctttaaggaaaaatttgttgGCCTTGATTTCTTGTATTAGAGATTTGTGATGATAACGTGTTgtgaaataataaagaaagaataaactAAAATGTGATAGAAGAAAGAGTGTAGAGATAATGTAGAAGAGAGAGTGTATCtccttttttatatattatatattatttttcatgagTACATGAGCCCCATATATATAGGGGTTAAAAGTAACTCTCTAATTATTATAGGGCATCTAAAGGGTCATGACCTTTTATCTCCTATATTAATGGGGTATAGGAAAAGTCCCATAACTTATGGGGTATAGGAAGAGTTTTATAACCTATGGGGTTGATAATGACATCCATATAATTATTTCATaacaatttttcttattttattattagtacatgatttgttttattttctttttttttaaatatcattattattgttattctaatattctagtattccatgttaatatttttcattaatgatatcattgttTGTGttgtttatctatttttaaattctcactttagaaatattttttgtcatgttttaattaacttcaaaaataaggcaatgtaccgatttaacattaagccatcgatttcatcgccaTGCTGGTTGAAAttcgtcggctcgtgttaaaaacgggacaccctttctaaaaaaattgaaaactaaaaattctcatttttcaattggatcacgagtaaatgtcaaattgaattcgtactttttaaaatcaagacaacacgagtttaataaagataccaattttgggcatcgcgagggtgctaataccttcctcgtgtgtaaccgactcccgaacctaacTTTACTTTGGttttttgacgtagacctaaatttggccttcatttttgttcaagaataaattttcttttcaaaaaagatgatttattaggtgtccgatcacacctagaaaaaagatctgtggcgactccctttttttaaCAAAATCGAAAGTCGTTTTTTTCAAACTTCCAATAAGTCACCTCAATTAgcgataaaaagaaaaaaatttttacgtcgctacaaataCTATGAAAAATCGGCTAAATATATGTGTaagaaaattttgtgtattttgtgattttgtgaattagggactaaagtgtcaaaatgtgaaaatgtgagggctaatttgtaaaatgccctaaatgtgtgttttttgattgaattgaatggtttggtgaataaaatggttaaatttgaatgtgtttagatcaagaaccaaagaaaatggatttagatcggggaaagtcgaaagtcgtcgagtagtcgacTCCGTTCGCCCAAATCTGTATGAGGTAAgttaatatacaaataaatgtgtttgaattgaattattattacttatatGGTATTGAATTGTGATGGATGACTATTCGAGCTCAATAAGTGTTATCCAAAAAATCTCTGATAATGTGACAACGATTGAAAAGCCCTGTATGAGCcacaggaatagttaggatacatatgtcaagaCATAGAatctgatatgtgttatcgtgtaagaccacgtttgagacattggcatcgacttatgatttaagtgtaagaccatgtctaggacattggcatcgtatttgatttcatgtaagaccttgtctaggacagtggcatcgatatttgattacatgtaagatcacgtctgggacgttggcattgtatgagctttctgaGTTATCTGCGTATCTTTAtgatttcgaacggttcaacgggcattccgagaaatgaatgattctatgaaatgtgtatccgatTTAGGTACGTTTAAAATTGAGTATCACAAATGAATggggaatatatgaaatgtatttgAACTGTGTGGTTTGTGATAGCATTTGGCCAAGGAGTATATGGatattatgatgcttatatgtttatattgttaagtttatttgtatttggcttactaagcttttgaaagcttactttgtgtgtctttcaactattttatagatatcgtagctaccgGGAGCTCAGGAATCATAGAGGAtcatcaacacactatcaaacttcattttggtaccttttgaaaatgtttataatgatgtatggcatgtataggctagaagtaattGTATAtgctttggtaatgtgtatatctatccatgtgatttggcttggttttggtaaTGAATATGAAtgagtttttggtatgaattatgtgatgcaATGTTGTCTTTATGATATGTTCTTGAATGGCCAaaagaattggtcaatttggtaagttttgatatgtgCCTATTAGGGAATTTGGTAAGAATTTGGCATGAGATTTGATTGTGAAacctatgttttggtatgattttagctTAGGGTTTGGGTATGTTTCGATTTATATATTGAGTATGAAATTGATgaataatgttatggcatgaatggtatatgttttggttgagaaatggtcgagaatttggtataaaatcaTGTGGTTTTGATGCTTACAGGGAGAACCTTTAAAGGAgcggcaaattggccttgtaaatggcttatttttgcccacacgggtaggggcacgagtgtgtgtctcagccgtgttgctcgagggccattttgaaatgagcttGAGCAaaccacacggtcgcacacatgggcatgtgttaggccatgtggccaagtcagtttcgaccatgggctagacatacgggcgtgtagtcagctgtgtgacccaagtcagtaacctctttaattttcacacgggtgtgtcttgtggccgtatgg is part of the Gossypium arboreum isolate Shixiya-1 chromosome 5, ASM2569848v2, whole genome shotgun sequence genome and harbors:
- the LOC108451420 gene encoding uncharacterized protein LOC108451420, with translation MSNLTKLEFVALDITGNNYLSWVLDAEIHLDAKGLRETIKEGNEESTQDKAKAMIFLHHHLHEGLKTEYLTVKDPQILWANLKERYDHQKTVILSKARYEWLNLRLQDFKSVSDYNSAMFRITSQLNLCGEKITDAEMLEKIYSTFHANNVVLQTQYHEKGFQKYSELIYCLLVAEQNNELLMKNHELRPTGSGPFPEANVSLHNGQELKETHHANSSVRGHGRGRGRGRGHRYGYGRGGRFKNSHSYQKWDWKNCNREEKEKGENVTNVCYRCG